The genomic window GGCGGTTTCGGCAATGCGCTCAAAGCGGCGAGCCCCTCGCTAGCATCTTCGGTGTTCTTGCGGATGGGGAGCACCGAGAAATGCGGTTCCGGTTTTGGGCCCGGCCGCGAAAACTCCTTGCCTTATGTTGGGAAATGTGTTTATAGTGAATGCGACAAATCCTTGTGTTGGCGATGCGGCCCGATAAGGGGCGCGCGGGGTACTTCACGAGGTGGAAAGGAGGTGGTCCATCGATGGGAAGTCCGGGCAAACCCGGCGCTAGTAGGCACGCCTGCTACGCCGCGGCTCGTCTCCATGAGATGGATCCATACACGATGAAAGTAGAGGATCTTACGTGGAGGTGCCGGCGATAGCAGGCAACGAGTCTACTAGCTTCTCTTGATGCGGGGCTCAGAACCCTTGGTTCTGGGCCCCGTGTGTATGTACGCCGCAACGCAGGGGGATACCGGGCGCGTTCGCAGGGCGGGCATACAGGGATTGCGCATGATCATGATCATGATAGAGAGGGCGACATGACCAATAGCGTTGCTGGAAATGCGCCGTTTCCAGATGCCGATATTCGCGTCAGCCGCGATCGCATGGCCGTATTCGTGAACAGTACCAGCATGCCCTCGGATCTTGATGCCTTTATCGCATGGGTGCACGATGAACTTGCCGCACGCGAAATAGCGCCGCACCTGATAAACGAAGGCATCGATGAGAAGATTCGCAAGGCGGCCGCCGAAGAAAACGCGATTCATGGCGTGCTCATTGCCGAAGGAAAACGGCCCGAGGCCCCCGTGGACGGCTACATCGAGTGGGCCGGAGACTTTTTCAAGTCGGGCTTCGTCGTGGACGAGGAGACGGGGGCGCTGAACTACCGGAAGCCGGCTGCTGAGCGCAGTGTTCACGCGGACCAGCGTCTGGCGACCGTGCATGCTCCCCAGCCCGGCGAGGACGGCATCGACGTATTCGGCAACCGCGTCGCGGGAAAGAAAGGCCGCTCGACGCACCTTCGTGCGGGGCGCAACGTCCGCCAGGAAGGTGATGAGTATTACGCGTCGCGCGATGGCCGCATTCAGTGGGACAGAAAATCGCTCTCAGTTGACGAAGTACTCGTGGTGCGGGGCGGCGTCGGTCTCAAGTCAGGCGACATTGACCACTTGGGCACGGTGATTGTTGAAGGGGACGTCGGTCCCCGCAGCGTGGTACGCGCGACCGGCGATATAGAGGTGGAAGGGATTATCGAACAGGCCGATGTCGAGGCCGGAGGAAACCTTGTCGTTCGCGGCGGGATCATGGGCCGCGGAATAGACAAGATTCTTGTCGAGGGGCGTGTCCAGGCGAAGTTTGTCATCGATTCCGAAGTGGAAGCGGGGCACGACATCCTGATCGACCGTGAGATAGTTCAATCGCGCGTCAAATCCATGGGTTCCATCTCGATTCCAAATGGCCGCATCGTTGGGGGGGAAACCGTGGCGCGGGCGGGATTCCTGGTGGGCCAGGTGGGCAGCGAGGCACTGGTGCCTACCGTGGTCACGGCGGGCCGCGATTTCCGGCTCGACGACAAGCTCCACATTCTTCGTGCGGAAATTGACGGCTTGTTTGCCCAACGCGAGCGGCTGCAGTTGAAGCTGCAGCTCGCCTCAAGACCCAAGCGGCTGCCAATACCGCGCCCGGAAGACATGCAACGCGAGGATACTCCCAGCTTGGCGGAAGAAGTGGAGGCGCTCGACCGGCAGATCCAGGCGCTGACGGCCGAAGCCGAGGGACTCAAGCTGCAGTCACAGTGCGACACCCGCGCCCGGCTTGAGATACTCAAGGTCGTCTATCCGGAAAGCTATCTTGGCCTGGGCGACGAACACCTCCATGTGCGCGAACGCTTCGAAGGGCCCGTGCACGCCCACCTGTCGGGCGGCAAAGTCCGGCTTCGGAGAGGGACCGAGGGGTGATGCCGGGGCAGCGCCGGGCGGACGATGGCGTCGCAGCGCGCTATACCGTTGCGCGCAGGATGGAGAACCCCACTCGGCGCATGGCTGCGCCGCCGTTGTGGAAAAACATGCCTTCGTAGTGGAATCCGCGCACGGCGACATGGGTATGGCCGTAGTAGACGTCCGTGACGCCGGAATCCCGGCCGTGCCCGACATCGTCGAGGTAATGGAGCAACCGTTCCGCCACGGCCTTCCGAGGAAAGACAATGCGGGGGACCGTGCGGTGGGCTCCCAGCCAGAACGCCAGGTCGTAGATCCGGTTCACCAGCCTGCCGCGTTTGCGATCGAAATGCCATACCCGCCTCGCGGCCTCGAATTCCGCCCGGGTCATCTTGCGGTCCGCCACATCACCATGAAGGAACACCGCGGCATTCAAGCGAAACAGGTCATGGTGGCAACTGAGGTTTGGGGTGCTGGCCGCGAAAGCCTCCAGCCTGTCGATAAAAGGCCTGACGCTGTCGTGGTTGCCGAAAATATAGTGGAAATGGCAGTGGGGATGACGCGCGACAAGGGTGCCCAGCCAGGCAATGGCCTCACGGACCGTGCGTTCCATGGATTCGAACACGCTCCATCGAAAGTCGACGATATCACCATTCAAGATACACGTGTCGGACTCCGAGATGGCCTGTTCGAGAGCGCGGGCGTGCAGGTGCGCCTCAGACCGTCTGCAAAAGAGGTGAAGATCAGAAACAACGCAAACTCTTGCCATACAATTTCTTACATTCCTATCGCAATGCAAACAGAGGGCTTCTGTGAAGGCTCTGGTTGACGTTGCGGGTGTTACTAACCCCCGAGCGCAGGCCCGCGCTCCGAGATGATCGGTTCCCGATGGGATCAGATGTTCCCGGTCGCTTATTTATACCCTGAAAAGGCCCAAACAGGCAAATCGGCTCATGCAGACAATAAAATCCATGGCGGTGGAGAGACAGGGCCGTTTGCCGTCACTCGGAGGCGCTGGCTTCTCATGCTCCGTGCGTGACCGGAGTTTGGGAAGAGTGAGCGAACGCTGGAGCATCCATCGGGTCCGTTTGACAGGCCGGAGCGGTGCGAGCCCGCGGATTGGCCCCGGCCTCGTATCTGGTGCATACTCATGCCATCTTCACAACCCATGAGCGCGAGGAGTGGCCGTCATGCCCTGTTTCCCCGATATTGAAGAACTGGCGCGCGAAGTGCATGCGTGGGGGGACCTGTGCCGCGAACAAGGCGGCATGACCGCGCCGATTCTTGGCCGGTTGCGGCGCGAGCTGAAACGGGCGCGCCGGGAGTTGGCGCGCCTGCCCGGAGACCGCTCTCTGAAAGCCGCGGAACCCGATGACCTCAAGAGGCTCCGCGCATTGCGCCCCGCGGGTCCGCGCATCATGGCGAAGACACTTGCAGGCGCCGAGTACCGGCGGCGTCTCAAAGGCGCGTGGCTGGGGCGTGCCGCGGGCTGCACCCTTGGCGCCCCGGTCGAGAATTGGTCGATAGAGGCCATGGAACAACTCGCCAAGAGGTGCGGTGTGCCGTTTCCTCCCGAGGATTATTGGCCCGGCCATCCGGAACCGGAGCGGCCCTGTTATGGCGTCTCGCGGGTGAGGGACTTTCTTAAGGGGCATATGTGCGGCATCCCGGCCGACGACGACCTCGGCTACACGCTTCTGGGGCTGCTGATCCTCGAGACTTACGGTTCCGAGTTCACGACG from Candidatus Hydrogenedentota bacterium includes these protein-coding regions:
- a CDS encoding FapA family protein gives rise to the protein MTNSVAGNAPFPDADIRVSRDRMAVFVNSTSMPSDLDAFIAWVHDELAAREIAPHLINEGIDEKIRKAAAEENAIHGVLIAEGKRPEAPVDGYIEWAGDFFKSGFVVDEETGALNYRKPAAERSVHADQRLATVHAPQPGEDGIDVFGNRVAGKKGRSTHLRAGRNVRQEGDEYYASRDGRIQWDRKSLSVDEVLVVRGGVGLKSGDIDHLGTVIVEGDVGPRSVVRATGDIEVEGIIEQADVEAGGNLVVRGGIMGRGIDKILVEGRVQAKFVIDSEVEAGHDILIDREIVQSRVKSMGSISIPNGRIVGGETVARAGFLVGQVGSEALVPTVVTAGRDFRLDDKLHILRAEIDGLFAQRERLQLKLQLASRPKRLPIPRPEDMQREDTPSLAEEVEALDRQIQALTAEAEGLKLQSQCDTRARLEILKVVYPESYLGLGDEHLHVRERFEGPVHAHLSGGKVRLRRGTEG
- a CDS encoding metallophosphoesterase, translating into MARVCVVSDLHLFCRRSEAHLHARALEQAISESDTCILNGDIVDFRWSVFESMERTVREAIAWLGTLVARHPHCHFHYIFGNHDSVRPFIDRLEAFAASTPNLSCHHDLFRLNAAVFLHGDVADRKMTRAEFEAARRVWHFDRKRGRLVNRIYDLAFWLGAHRTVPRIVFPRKAVAERLLHYLDDVGHGRDSGVTDVYYGHTHVAVRGFHYEGMFFHNGGAAMRRVGFSILRATV